A stretch of Peteryoungia algae DNA encodes these proteins:
- a CDS encoding ABC transporter permease gives MTKFISTLFARTWIWSFIATACVFLVTILFTGGASTVGLAQAALTFGAFSVLVGLGQMLVITLGPGNIDLSVPANMTLAATVSLKVMNVENSMILTGLLVAIGVGLAIGLGNYTLIKLLRIPPIIATLSMSFIVQSTAIWTNRGLRIKPPGWLADFTTSSTIGVPNVALVAFALSVIVWYVINRTVYGRSIAAVGQSIRAARMAGIPIDGTRLVTYLLCAVLAALCGYLLASFSGGAALNMGTEYLLMSIAVVVIGGTAVAGGNSNVPGIWGASLFMFLVVSMLNTYGFGAGIRLILTGLIIIAVITLPTTRSTGKT, from the coding sequence ATGACCAAGTTCATTTCCACCCTTTTTGCCCGAACCTGGATCTGGTCCTTTATTGCAACGGCCTGCGTCTTCCTGGTGACCATTCTCTTCACGGGCGGGGCGAGCACCGTGGGACTTGCCCAGGCCGCGCTGACCTTCGGCGCCTTTTCCGTGCTGGTCGGTCTCGGACAGATGCTGGTGATCACGCTTGGCCCCGGCAATATTGACCTTTCGGTTCCCGCGAACATGACGCTCGCCGCGACGGTTTCGCTGAAGGTGATGAATGTCGAGAACAGCATGATCCTGACGGGCCTGCTGGTCGCGATCGGCGTCGGACTGGCGATTGGTCTGGGTAATTACACACTGATCAAGCTTCTGCGGATACCGCCGATCATCGCAACACTGTCGATGAGCTTCATCGTGCAGTCGACAGCGATCTGGACGAATCGGGGGCTTCGCATCAAGCCGCCAGGCTGGCTCGCGGACTTCACCACCTCATCGACTATTGGCGTACCGAATGTCGCGCTCGTCGCCTTCGCCCTCTCGGTCATCGTCTGGTACGTGATCAACCGCACGGTCTATGGCCGCTCGATCGCTGCGGTTGGCCAGAGCATTCGCGCCGCCCGCATGGCCGGCATACCGATCGACGGCACGCGGCTTGTCACCTACCTGCTCTGCGCCGTGCTTGCCGCCCTGTGCGGCTACCTGCTGGCCAGTTTCTCCGGCGGGGCCGCCCTCAACATGGGCACGGAATATCTCCTGATGTCGATCGCCGTCGTCGTCATCGGCGGCACGGCGGTTGCCGGTGGAAACTCGAATGTTCCGGGGATATGGGGCGCCTCCCTTTTCATGTTCCTGGTCGTTTCGATGCTGAATACCTATGGCTTCGGAGCAGGCATCCGCCTCATTCTCACCGGTCTCATCATCATCGCCGTCATCACGCTGCCGACCACGCGCAGCACCGGAAAAACCTGA
- a CDS encoding ABC transporter permease, with product MTKFLSGDGLRLLIPALSLVGLLAAIFYLQPRAMSYTGLNLLFNLAVPIALATIAQMLIMTVNDLDLSMGTFVSFVACVTATFLQSSPLLGVVILMGAIGAYALIGVLIHLRDLPSIVVTLGMSFVWGGLAVLILPSPGGAAPGWIRAIMTVKPPLVPMAIVASVLIAVVSHYLIMRSSFGVVLRGVGGNPRSVARAGWSIIGARAAVYGFAAFFAVLAGMALVGLTTSADANIALRYTLLSIAGVILGGGEFVGGRVSPIGAVIGALTLTLAGSFLSFLRISPDWQIGAQGAILILVLTLRLALNRAEGRKGKS from the coding sequence ATGACGAAGTTCCTCTCGGGCGACGGCCTGCGCCTCCTGATCCCGGCACTCTCGCTCGTCGGTTTGCTCGCGGCCATTTTCTATCTCCAGCCGCGGGCGATGAGCTATACCGGGCTCAACCTTCTGTTCAATCTGGCTGTCCCGATCGCACTGGCGACGATCGCCCAGATGTTGATCATGACGGTCAACGATCTTGATCTCTCGATGGGCACCTTTGTCAGCTTCGTCGCCTGCGTGACGGCGACCTTTCTGCAATCGTCTCCCCTGCTCGGCGTCGTCATTCTCATGGGGGCGATCGGAGCCTATGCCCTTATCGGCGTGCTTATCCACCTCAGGGACCTGCCATCCATCGTGGTCACCCTCGGCATGAGCTTCGTCTGGGGCGGGCTCGCAGTGCTGATCCTGCCATCGCCTGGCGGCGCGGCACCCGGCTGGATCCGGGCGATCATGACCGTCAAGCCGCCGCTTGTCCCCATGGCGATCGTCGCCAGCGTTCTGATCGCTGTTGTCAGCCACTACCTGATCATGCGTTCATCCTTCGGCGTGGTTCTCCGCGGGGTCGGTGGCAATCCACGATCAGTCGCTCGGGCCGGATGGTCGATCATCGGTGCCCGCGCGGCGGTCTATGGCTTTGCGGCGTTCTTTGCCGTTCTGGCCGGCATGGCGCTGGTGGGGCTGACAACGTCCGCCGACGCCAATATCGCACTCCGCTACACACTGCTCTCCATTGCCGGCGTCATCCTCGGCGGCGGCGAATTCGTCGGCGGGCGTGTCTCGCCGATCGGTGCCGTTATCGGCGCGCTGACGCTGACGCTCGCGGGGTCTTTCCTTTCATTCCTGCGGATCTCGCCAGACTGGCAGATCGGCGCGCAAGGTGCGATCCTGATCCTTGTCCTGACGCTGCGTCTTGCGCTTAACCGCGCAGAAGGCAGGAAGGGGAAATCATGA
- a CDS encoding ATP-binding cassette domain-containing protein produces the protein MSVMLDKGDGRPVVSVTDARVSFGAVKALDGVTLEIGAGECIGLVGHNGAGKSTIVNVINGGLAPHQGAIQYGHGSGGHSINAARDAGIRCVFQELSLCPNLTIVENTRVMHRSLKGWGWRKRGAALIESKLQEIFPGHSIDCHDAVGSLTIAERQMVEIAITFCEIGSPVRLVILDEPTSSLDTRLAEQLLAYVERFVRDGGSILFISHILGEILSVSSRIVVMKDGRVVSQRPAEEFSEHGLIEAMGSVVKSREARTNVQKTSTASVLAAPPVRGRGLPFQAMKGEIVGFAGLGGHGQTDMLVGLFESRTGNWLRAGNPEVAFVAGDRAVNGTFALWSILRNLSIGILPDLSRLQTLDFTREEALGQTWKDRIGIRTPDMNNPILSLSGGNQQKVLFARALASRAPVVLMDDPMRGVDFGTKQEVYAILRREADAGRTFVWYSTEMDEVCLCDRVYVFNIGMIVAELTGDDVTEENILSASFQEAA, from the coding sequence ATGAGTGTCATGCTCGATAAGGGCGATGGACGGCCCGTCGTCAGCGTTACCGATGCAAGAGTGAGTTTCGGCGCGGTCAAGGCGCTCGACGGCGTCACGCTGGAGATCGGCGCGGGAGAGTGCATCGGCCTGGTCGGCCATAACGGTGCAGGGAAATCCACTATCGTCAATGTCATCAATGGCGGATTGGCCCCGCATCAAGGCGCCATTCAATATGGTCACGGCAGCGGAGGCCACAGCATCAATGCGGCTCGCGATGCCGGTATTCGCTGCGTCTTTCAGGAATTGTCGCTCTGCCCAAACCTGACGATCGTCGAGAATACCCGGGTCATGCATCGCAGTCTGAAGGGCTGGGGCTGGCGCAAGCGGGGCGCTGCCCTGATCGAGAGCAAACTCCAGGAAATCTTTCCAGGTCATTCCATCGACTGCCACGACGCGGTCGGCTCACTGACCATCGCGGAACGCCAGATGGTGGAGATCGCGATCACGTTCTGTGAGATCGGCAGTCCTGTCCGTCTCGTCATCCTCGACGAACCGACTTCGTCGCTGGACACGCGCCTTGCCGAGCAACTGCTCGCCTATGTCGAGCGCTTCGTCCGAGACGGTGGCTCTATCCTCTTCATCTCGCACATCCTCGGAGAGATCCTGTCGGTCTCCAGCCGCATCGTGGTGATGAAGGACGGCAGGGTCGTGAGCCAAAGACCGGCTGAGGAGTTTTCGGAACACGGACTGATCGAGGCGATGGGCAGTGTGGTGAAGTCGCGCGAGGCGCGCACGAACGTGCAGAAGACGAGCACCGCTAGTGTGCTTGCCGCACCGCCGGTGCGCGGACGCGGCCTCCCCTTCCAGGCAATGAAGGGCGAGATCGTCGGTTTCGCCGGTCTCGGCGGCCACGGCCAGACCGATATGCTGGTCGGCCTCTTCGAATCCCGGACCGGTAACTGGCTGCGGGCCGGCAATCCTGAAGTTGCCTTCGTCGCCGGCGACCGGGCGGTCAACGGCACCTTCGCGCTATGGAGCATTCTGAGAAACCTCAGCATCGGCATCCTGCCGGACCTGTCGCGGCTGCAGACCCTGGATTTCACACGGGAAGAGGCGCTGGGGCAGACCTGGAAGGACCGGATCGGGATCCGCACACCCGACATGAACAATCCGATCCTTTCGCTTTCCGGCGGCAATCAGCAGAAGGTTCTTTTCGCACGGGCCCTGGCCAGCCGCGCACCCGTGGTTCTGATGGACGATCCTATGCGTGGCGTCGATTTCGGCACCAAACAGGAGGTCTATGCGATCCTTCGCCGGGAAGCCGATGCCGGGCGAACCTTCGTCTGGTACTCGACAGAAATGGACGAGGTCTGCCTCTGCGACCGCGTCTACGTGTTCAACATCGGCATGATCGTTGCCGAACTGACAGGCGACGATGTGACGGAGGAAAACATCCTATCGGCTTCATTTCAGGAGGCCGCATGA
- a CDS encoding ABC transporter substrate-binding protein yields MKTSKTLLASAALCLLATSMPAMADTSGKKIALSNNYAGNSWRQAMLTSWEKVTGEAVKAGQVAAADAFTTAENQATEQAAQIQNMILQGYDAIVINAASPTALNGAVKEACDAGITVVSFDGIVTEPCAWRIAVDFKEMGRSQVEYLSGKLPQGGNLLEIRGLAGVFVDDEISAGIHAGVEQFPQFKIVGSVHGDWAQDVAQKAVAGILPSLPELAGVVTQGGDGYGAAQAIASANRPMPVIVMGNREDELKWWKEQKDANGYETMSVSIAPGVSTLAFWVAQQILDGKDVKKDLVVPFLRIDQDNLEANLANTQAGGVANVEYSLEDAQKVIASAM; encoded by the coding sequence ATGAAGACCAGCAAAACCCTTCTGGCGAGCGCGGCACTGTGCCTTCTCGCCACATCCATGCCCGCAATGGCCGACACTTCGGGCAAGAAGATTGCCCTGTCGAACAACTATGCCGGAAACTCCTGGCGCCAGGCCATGCTGACCAGCTGGGAAAAGGTGACCGGCGAGGCCGTCAAAGCCGGACAGGTCGCAGCAGCCGACGCCTTCACCACCGCCGAAAATCAGGCGACCGAGCAGGCCGCCCAGATCCAGAACATGATCCTGCAGGGTTATGATGCCATCGTCATCAACGCCGCCTCTCCGACGGCGCTCAACGGTGCCGTCAAGGAAGCCTGTGATGCCGGCATCACCGTCGTCTCGTTCGATGGCATCGTGACCGAACCGTGCGCCTGGCGCATCGCGGTGGACTTCAAGGAAATGGGTCGCAGCCAGGTCGAATACCTTTCCGGCAAGCTGCCGCAGGGCGGCAACCTGCTCGAAATCCGCGGCCTCGCCGGCGTCTTTGTCGACGACGAGATCTCGGCCGGCATCCATGCCGGTGTCGAGCAGTTCCCGCAGTTCAAGATCGTCGGCTCTGTCCATGGTGACTGGGCACAGGACGTCGCCCAGAAAGCTGTCGCCGGCATTCTGCCCAGCCTGCCGGAACTCGCCGGTGTTGTGACCCAGGGCGGCGACGGCTACGGGGCCGCGCAGGCCATCGCATCTGCCAACCGCCCGATGCCCGTGATCGTCATGGGCAACCGAGAAGACGAGCTGAAATGGTGGAAGGAACAGAAGGATGCGAACGGCTACGAGACCATGTCGGTCTCGATTGCGCCCGGCGTTTCCACGCTTGCCTTCTGGGTCGCCCAGCAGATCCTCGACGGCAAGGACGTGAAGAAGGACCTCGTCGTACCCTTCCTGCGCATCGATCAGGACAACCTTGAAGCCAACCTGGCCAATACCCAGGCCGGCGGCGTTGCCAATGTCGAGTATTCGCTCGAGGACGCCCAGAAGGTGATTGCTTCCGCCATGTAA
- a CDS encoding GAF domain-containing sensor histidine kinase — protein MLKIAPSALLDHYLGISRLLAGQLDFRSAIKAVGVEVSHIVPHDHLDVCITMVNGLYHTAYETGLDTFWGQTTPAPVASSPIRALLWGEIDFLLTADAQQETRYHVDTPFTRPIFEHNLRSRIHVPLKVGGEVIGALSCSSHAVGFYTEQDVANAQSIADLLAPYFFALRAAEQAKQSAIVEAEARAREEGLRAGALSLTEALERERQRIGMDLHDQTLADLTRLSRRIDRLMQEGAVKGEALEPVGRGLQHCMQGLREIIEEAKPSVLQLFGFAHAIENHLDRAVRDHGSRLAWSLSDDTDGLIDTIDQSVRIALFRITQEAINNAVRHAHANVLELKMKSAANALTIEVADDGQGLPRSPRRAGGGIENMVTRARLISAKLTLGATRDGKGTAMRVQMPLSLAKAGLLEGVK, from the coding sequence ATGCTCAAGATCGCGCCGTCAGCGCTGCTCGATCACTATCTCGGCATATCCAGGCTCCTGGCCGGCCAGCTCGATTTTCGCTCTGCCATCAAGGCCGTGGGCGTCGAAGTATCGCACATCGTTCCGCATGACCACCTCGATGTCTGCATCACCATGGTCAATGGCCTCTACCACACGGCTTATGAAACAGGCCTCGATACGTTTTGGGGACAAACCACACCAGCGCCAGTGGCAAGCAGTCCGATCAGAGCCCTGCTCTGGGGGGAGATCGACTTCCTCCTGACAGCCGATGCCCAGCAAGAGACGCGCTACCACGTCGACACGCCCTTCACCCGCCCGATCTTCGAACACAATCTGCGCAGCCGCATTCATGTGCCGCTGAAGGTCGGCGGTGAAGTGATTGGCGCGCTGAGTTGCTCGTCGCATGCGGTCGGTTTCTACACCGAGCAAGACGTGGCCAACGCCCAGTCGATCGCCGACCTGCTGGCGCCCTACTTCTTCGCGCTCAGAGCTGCCGAACAGGCCAAGCAATCGGCGATTGTCGAAGCGGAGGCACGGGCGCGGGAGGAAGGCTTGCGGGCCGGTGCCTTGAGCCTTACCGAAGCGCTGGAACGTGAGCGTCAGCGCATCGGCATGGATCTCCACGATCAGACGCTGGCCGATCTCACCCGCCTGTCGCGGCGCATTGACCGGTTGATGCAGGAAGGGGCGGTCAAGGGCGAGGCGCTGGAGCCGGTTGGACGCGGCCTGCAGCACTGCATGCAGGGTCTTCGCGAAATCATCGAGGAGGCCAAGCCCTCGGTGTTGCAGCTCTTTGGTTTCGCCCATGCCATCGAGAACCATCTTGACCGCGCCGTACGCGACCACGGCTCGCGGCTTGCCTGGAGCCTCAGCGACGATACCGACGGTCTGATCGACACAATCGACCAGTCGGTCCGCATCGCCCTGTTCCGCATCACGCAGGAAGCGATCAACAATGCCGTGCGCCATGCTCATGCAAATGTTCTTGAGCTGAAAATGAAGAGCGCGGCAAACGCATTGACCATCGAGGTGGCAGATGACGGGCAGGGCCTCCCGCGGTCGCCCCGTCGTGCCGGTGGCGGCATTGAAAACATGGTGACACGGGCGCGCCTGATTTCGGCCAAGCTGACGCTGGGGGCCACGCGCGACGGGAAAGGGACGGCCATGCGGGTACAGATGCCGCTCTCCCTCGCCAAAGCAGGACTGCTGGAGGGCGTGAAGTGA
- a CDS encoding response regulator transcription factor — translation MKVLIVEDDPLHRSYLLEAVCAALPECDKVIEAGNGVEGERLARDHKSAHVVMDLQMNARNGIEAARTIWKERPDTRILFWSNYSDEAYVRGVSRIVPDGAAYGYVLKSASDERLRLALRSIFVEAQCVIDREVRGMQQKSLGQVRGFSDSEYEILVDIALGLTDRTIARRRGLSIRSVQNRLQQLYEKLDVYQMSVEDSDEGRFNLRARAVTVALLRKLLNYSALERAEAELAEWLRSH, via the coding sequence GTGAAGGTTCTCATCGTCGAAGACGATCCGCTGCATCGGTCCTATCTGCTGGAGGCGGTCTGTGCTGCTCTTCCCGAATGCGACAAGGTCATCGAAGCCGGCAACGGCGTGGAAGGCGAGCGCCTGGCGCGCGACCACAAGTCCGCCCATGTCGTCATGGACCTGCAGATGAACGCCCGCAACGGCATCGAGGCTGCGCGCACCATCTGGAAGGAGCGACCGGATACCCGCATCCTCTTCTGGTCGAATTATTCGGACGAGGCCTATGTGCGCGGCGTCTCCCGCATTGTCCCGGACGGTGCGGCCTATGGTTACGTGCTGAAATCAGCCTCCGACGAGCGACTGAGGCTCGCGCTGCGCAGCATCTTCGTTGAGGCGCAGTGCGTCATCGACCGCGAGGTGCGCGGCATGCAGCAGAAGAGCCTCGGTCAGGTCAGAGGCTTCAGCGACAGCGAATACGAGATCCTCGTCGATATCGCCCTCGGCCTGACGGATCGCACGATTGCGCGGCGCCGCGGCCTGTCGATCCGCAGTGTCCAGAACCGCCTGCAGCAGCTTTACGAGAAGCTCGACGTCTACCAGATGTCGGTCGAGGACAGTGATGAGGGGCGGTTCAATCTGCGCGCCCGGGCGGTGACGGTCGCGCTTCTGCGCAAGCTGTTGAACTATAGCGCCCTGGAGCGCGCCGAAGCCGAGCTTGCGGAATGGCTGCGGTCTCACTGA